A region from the Acanthopagrus latus isolate v.2019 chromosome 8, fAcaLat1.1, whole genome shotgun sequence genome encodes:
- the LOC119023739 gene encoding T-cell surface antigen CD2-like has product MCELYSGQRRILTGLLFHHGYKKKKISRLARGLRITECSGDCYTDTLVYLLHIMACSAATLGIFILSGFINLSAANKNTCELYAAVGQSLTLPFVYDRLENSHVLRWTHNDTIFFYREKGTVSVGKPADISSTGSLLLRNLQFSSAGAYQAKVLLSNGTLAKTWSGRLCIVPKVSKPQLTYSCDFKSSAVVLSCLVGNAQGLVFEWTLDEKTLPGETKQTLSISLAQKKEESRFTCSVADRVSKERSDIVRPACKRPTPPPPALLCFTSKTVVAAFAGGAGLILLLVTIIVVLCCCRRRSRKQMGLRDQGELRILALSKREPDSISPDYETMHPPEDSPPPSPKPSPRACYENVAQPEAQTENGPPAQLSTAAEGQQPSPVPKPRTKSPKTANM; this is encoded by the coding sequence ATGTGCGAGTTATATTCTGGGCAACGACGCATCTTGACAGGGCTTCTTTTCCATCAcggctacaaaaaaaaaaaaatcagcagattAGCCAGAGGACTAAGGATAACTGAATGCTCAGGTGATTGTTACACGGATACCCTTGTCTACCTTCTGCATATCATGGCATGTTCTGCTGCCACACTCGGCATTTTCATTCTGTCAGGATTCATCAACCTCTCAGCAGCAAACAAGAATACTTGTGAACTCTATGCTGCTGTCGGACAGAGTCTGACGCTGCCTTTTGTCTACGACAGACTTGAGAACTCACATGTGCTGAGATGGACTCATAATGACACGATCTTCTTCTACAGAGAGAAAGGCACAGTCTCTGTTGGAAAGCCAGCGGACATCTCTTCAACCGGATCTCTTCTGCTGAGGAACCTCCAGTTCTCGAGCGCGGGGGCTTACCAGGCAAAGGTGCTGCTCTCCAATGGTACGCTGGCGAAAACATGGAGCGGTCGCCTCTGTATCGTTCCCAAGGTATCAAAACCTCAGCTGACTTACAGCTGTGACTTCAAGTCCAGCGCTGTCGTTCTAAGTTGCCTTGTAGGTAACGCTCAGGGGTTGGTGTTTGAATGGACACTCGACGAAAAGACCTTGCCGggtgaaacaaagcaaacactgagCATATCCCTGGcacagaagaaagaggagagccGCTTTACGTGCAGTGTGGCAGACAGAGTCAGCAAGGAGAGGAGTGACATTGTTCGCCCAGCCTGTAAACGTCCGACGCCACCACCACCGgctctgctttgttttacatCCAAAACTGTTGTGGCAGCTTttgctggaggagcaggtctGATTCTGCTGTTGGTGACCATTATCGTCGTGTTATGCTGCTGCCGCAGAcgcagcagaaaacaaatgggACTCCGGGATCAAGGGGAGCTCAGGATTCTCGCTTTAAGCAAACGAGAGCCAGACTCCATCAGCCCGGACTACGAGACCATGCACCCGCCTGAGGACTCTCCACCCCCGAGCCCCAAGCCCTCGCCCAGAGCCTGTTACGAGAATGTTGCTCAGCCTGAAGCTCAGACTGAAAACGGGCCTCCTGCACAGCTATCCACAGCTGCCGAGGGACAGCAACCTTCACCGGTGCCCAAGCCAAGGACGAAGAGCCCCAAGACGGCAAACATGTGA